Genomic DNA from Hyperolius riggenbachi isolate aHypRig1 chromosome 10, aHypRig1.pri, whole genome shotgun sequence:
cccacactcagcacatgaatatggcttttctccagtgtgagatctcccatgattgacaagctctgatttctgtacaaaacatttcccacactcagcacatgaatatggcttctcaccagtgtgagttctctcgtgTTTGACAAGATAAGATTTTtctaaaaaacatttcccacactgagcACACGAATATGGTTTCTCACCAGAGTGAGATCTCTTGTGTATTGCAAGATTAGATTTccctgcaaaacatttcccacactgagcACACGAATATGGTTTCTCACCAGAGTGAGATCTGTCATGTATGACAAGATAAGATTTccttgcaaaacatttcccacacacgttacatgaatagggcttttcaccagtgtgagttctttcATGCTTGGCAAGGCTTCCCTTAtctccaaaacatttctcacactcattacatgaatagggcttttcaccagtgtgagttctctcatgtgcgATAAGGAATTTCttatctccaaaacatttcccacactcagcacatgaatagggcttttcgccggtgtgagatctctcatgtatgacaagctctgatttctgtaaaaaacatttcccacactcggaacatgaataaggcttctcaccagagtGCAATCTCTTATGTCTGACAAGAGCTGATTtccatgcaaaacatttcccacactcagcacatgaataaggcttttcaccagtgtgagatctcttatgtagaacaagatgtgatttccatataaaacatttcccacacatagaacaggaataagaccctccagcggggggagagctgtgctgggtatgaggcctctcagggttagacaggtgagggaaatatgggggaatatttggggtaaccaggatatgtgcaggagactcttgtccagtgacatcatcatccgttgtacagtctgtggatacagagagacgagtctctgagagattcctgatgccgggactccgcgctgcaaatagagaaacatcattacttcctgttagagaattctgaggggaggaacaattatcattagggatggtcagtgagctgctgataactCCAAGTTGTTGCAAAGTttatgccagggctgtggagtcggagtcgtggagtcggagtcgtggagtcgggcaattttgggtgcctggagtcggagtcgggaaaaaatgcaccgactccgactcctaatgaatttgtaactgtaattaaaatagaaaatatgataaaatgttctatttctcagataatagtcatgaaaaataatggatatatacagtatatatacagtaatagctgtgcttagtccacaaaaatgaaataaaccaatcaaaattagttacttgtgctgcttcaataaagcagtccccgtatttttaaggtcagatatacatatctgattgtgactgtttatatgatgtgtacacaggaatctcttatatatactaaataacatctatgctgtaagaataaagcctgatgtgtagctgtgtcactaatagagatggtcaacgagatggaaataattctgcattgatgctgatttatgcaaatgtatgcactccctttgctgatgaaatcaaataatttgatatgttgttaaaatttggtttggtgactacaaattaaagggtaactgagacggatgaaaagtaaagttttatacatacctggggcttcctccagcccccttcaggctaatcagtccctcgctgtcctccaccacccggatcttctgctatgagtcctggtaattcagccagtcagcgctgtccggccacatgccgctcccacagccaggaacattctgcacctgcgcaatagtgctgcacaggtgtagtatgctcctggcggcggagtgtgtgcatgcgcactacgcctgactggctcaagtacctggactcaaagcagaggatccaggtggcggatgaggacaacgagggactgattatcctgaaggcggctggaggaagccccaggtatgtataaaactttaatttcatctgtctcaggtttactttgttacacagtagtactatactctacatatgcactccccacagagctgcagggaatccactgagaatgctgtgcacattgaacacagaggtgttgtctgtttacaatctcctcattcccctgcagagtacctgcacatcattcttacatgtacccacacttacattgcctagggcctgatagatgttctttgttccggtttgtaccttttacaagtactcttaccaaggactagttttagtctaaagggaataaatatagtagtctacatatccttctcacttcagttgtcttgtaaaattcctaagcgttggcagttaagagacaaatttcatgttacatacttttaatcaacaaaattgtaatatgcaaattagaggagtcggagtcgtggagacggagtcggagtcggaggaatcctaaactgaggagtcggagtcggagtcggagtcggtggatttttggaccgactccacagccctggtttatgcAGATTAGAAATGGACCAAATGATgcagctgcataactttgcatataattagcataccatttgcaccatctcagagttatttctatctcattgaccattcctacaaTTAAAGCATTAGCCATACATGGAAAGCAGTAAttgtagagcttgatgagacaatggaagcaatgtggtattcctgtgacaacagacctatatgtacttatagcaagaaaactgtgttatgtttgtagagcaatgtggtgtcacttacacattcttattaccattgCATCCTACTGTCACTCATATGCCCCCTGTATtgtccctttatctctctcttgtctccAATTGTACAAATAAAGATATTGTCTGAAAAAAGCCTGAACTGTTCACCAGCAGACAGTTACTGGCAAAGAAGGTGTGTTCGCACTCACTTCCGGCAGGGGAACACATGGCGTGTTCAaccgtcagcaggcacatggcagccaatcagctagcacaccCTCCTGGACCACACCCCCGGATAAAAtctccagcacggcagccagtttACACTCTGTCTGTAGCTACTGTGAaagagtgtagggagagctgcatTGCTATTAGGGAGAGCGGTAGTTAGGCCTCTGCTCTGTGTCTCCAGTGAAGTTTCTTGCTGTTAGTACAGCATCCTGAGCACCCAAGAGCCCTTATAAAGGGCTGGTACATTCGTTTTCTTGATATTGTTTTATTGCAGTTCTGAGTGTCTGACTGTCCAGTGCACTGGCTTTAGCTGTTGGACAcaggtgtgcacactgctgctagtGGTACAGTACCTTACACAATACCCCTCTCAAgtgctttttttctctcttgAGATTGTAATATTGCAGTTGTGTATGTCTGACTGTCCAGTGAACTGACTTTGGCTGTTGGACTTAGGTGTGCACATTGCTGCTAATGTTACAGTATCTTGTACAATACCCCTCATAagcgcttttttttttctcttgatatTGTTgatattgcagttctgtgtgtgtcCACAGTTCAGTGTACTAACTTTAGCTGTTGGACAAGGGTGTGCACATTGCTGCTGGTGGTACAGTACCTTGCACAATACCCctcataagattttttttttttatatattgttatattgcagttctcTGTGTCCAGTGCAGATTTTAGCCATTGGAGACCGGTCTGCTGGTCATAGTAATACACCGActagataacccaataatccttcactaccactactggcatcatctAGTATCCAACCACTACTGCTGCCTGTATTGTgagtgattgttgcagatagtactATATAACCCATCAGTCACCTGTCCTGGGTGGATTGACATTCAGtttcccaaaaaataaataaaaacagccGAGTGGAGCATTACTGGCATCATCCAGTATCCGACCACTATTGCCCCCGTATCGGGCCTGTATACTGTAAACCCATCGGTCCCCTGACCTGCGTGGAGTGACAATCAGTTCCTCCTCACTGGCAGGGTATTTATATTTGATATTTTAATATTGTATGTGAAAATGGGTGATTGGATTAGGACTGCAGACTACTATGTAAAGTACTTTATTTGAAGTCCCATTTCATGTCATGTCCAATATTACTTTCAATCGTTttactgctcgatttctcatagaagtaaatggaaattgaAAATAAAAGCTAAGAGAAATGAGCGGGAAATTGACcaaaaaaaaacgcatcgtgtgtacctagcgtaagtctactgtgaccaatctgtgtatgaTAAAACAGCATATTGCAACATATGAATATAAAAGTAATTACTGTCAGTATTTTTCCTTACTTCTTATTTCTTTCTCTTTAATTGTCACCACCATTATATCCTCCGCTTTAGATTGCTGGTCACTGAAATTATAAGTGTCATCTTCTTTCTCTTCTTTAATCTTTACCATAACATCCCacttctccatacactgctgatcactcctcacatacatctcttcttcttctttaattgtcctcatcatgtcatcctcctccatagactgctgatcagtcgtcacatacgtctcttccccTTTTATTGTCCCCATTGTgttaccctcctccatagactgctgatcactcctcacatacgtctcttcttcttcctctttcattgtcctcatcatgtcaccctcctccatagactgctgatcactcctcacatatgtctcttcttcttcctctttaattgtccccatcatctcaccctcctccacagactgctgatcactcctcacatacgtctcttctaccTCTTTAATCAtcttcatgtcaccctcctccacagactgctgatcactcctcacatacatctcttcttcctctttaattgtcctcatcatgtcagcctcctccatagactgctgatcactcctcacaaatgtatcttcttcttcctctttaattgtcctcatcatgtcaccctcctccatagactgctgatcactcctcacatacgtctcttcttcttcctctttaattgtcctcatcttgtcaccctcctccatagactgctgatcactcctcacatacgtctcttcttcttcctctttaattgtcctcatcttgtcaccctcctccatagactgctgatcactcctcacatacgtctcttcttcttcctctttaattgtcctcatcttgtcaccctcctccatagactgctgatcactcctcacatacgttccttcttctttctctttacttgacctcatcatgtcactctcctccatagactgctgatcactcctcacatacgtctcttctccttcctctttaattgtcctcatcttgtcaccctcctccatagactgctgatcactcctcacatacgttacTTCTTCCTCTTTTATTTCAACTTTTACACCTAACAGATCTTCACCCTAAAAGCATAAAATGATAAGCTGAGGCTACACAGAACAATATAAGTCTTGTGTCTCTAAAGACCTTCAGTCCCACTTACCTGATAATGTTGAGGGATGGTGGGATCTTCCTGTAGACAATtcagggaataaagaggacctgtacatctatcTTCTGAagttctgttactggatccatctgcaggaaacacacacacttactGAATACATTGTCCCTACGTGTTTATCAGATATAGGggtatctaggtggacaatcctgggaataaagaggacttgTACATCTCTCTAGTGgggttctgttactggatacatctgtaggaaacacacaaacTGACAGAATACATTGTCTCTGTGTTTCTCAGATGATGGGAGATTAGTATTATAGAGGaggaaaagggggtggggtggggacaTTGTAAAGAGTAAAGAGGTAGTTAAACCTTCATGTAGCCAATTAAATGTaccaaaaattgaaaaatgtggCGGTAAAAATATTAAGTGCAttgtaaccaatgctaggagtcttgcaaataaaatggatgaactACAATTCGTTCTGATtggcaaaggctatgacattgtgggaataacagagacatggatggatgaaagacatgactggatagcgaatttagagggatacaatgtgtttaggagggatagaacagggagaaaaggtggaggggtttgtctctttgttaaaagCTCTTTTACAGCTGCCATGAAGGATGAGATGgctgaagattgtgaagatgtggagtctgtttgggtaaatattcatggtggaaataactgttgccaattgcttattgggatgCCCTCTCAGCCCTCTCTCCCTGGTTCCTCTCTTGGTGCGATTCCTTGGTGAGCCGATCTCTTTTACACTTTTCCCTGCACACACTACCGCACTTCACTATTTGTACTGTAATCTTTCTGATACCTACCTCAATTAATCTATTGCACTTACTTGCTTCCTGCACCTGACACTTTTATTACACTGTATGAATTCATAAtgggttttttttgcaaatggACTGAGATTTTTTGTATTTGTTCAATTTGCAGCTGTACTTTTCTTGTGTTTTGGAGCAGCACTATTTTTTGATTGTCCCCAATCAATATAACAGATATACATCTTTTTGTGATCTATTATCATAGCACCAGTTATGGGAGGGGTGTTATTTATCTACTAGCTGATGGTCCGGAGTTTCCTGGGTATGTATatggctggtgttggctttgcCCGCTTTTTCTAacgctaacacacaattacttaaagaCCTACTTtgcgagctttgtggtctttggcatcaataatctgcattgaaatgaaactaaTCTGATTgaatgtgtgtggctccaccccttttctgaatttgaaccccagtcacccaatgaccaactgtaccaggtttgaggcctctgccattagtgcaagaatggcagcaattaaatatttcccttgaaaatcaataggtgaatttgattagcttttgtaggcgccatctacttttctgaatattaatcccagtcacccaatgaccaactgtgcaaagtttgagaaccctgccttttaagagtaactgtcaggctgcaaaagctaatttaagcctctattctcctgtgttaaacagtttagaaggaagccaaaaaggcaatactgaagttaaaaatctctcttactttgatgtttgctgaacagaaaggctctttattcccaagctcctaaggaggccggcaggccgcataatagatactgcaaagcattctggggctgcttcttctccccactgcactcccttggtcctccctttcatttccctatcccgccctaaggctgctttcacagtgagaagttacaggctcatgttacagcagcttgtaacttgcagcccagctcacaacactgaaaaatcaatgtgctgttcacaaggcacatgttccgttagagtatactgcatgagtccgcacagtagtgttgtccggatcatgaaccattaggatctttgatcctgatcttttttgtgagtcgaatcatcaggaagcagggtaagggaggatattacatcacaattggcttcatacaagacagacaaacatggaacctgccatgagctgtcaggagcataaaTCTCtgaaaatactatataaaaattctgtgaaatccaaatgtggacagtgaaatgcatatgtaatgtaagtacagccaatatttagctactgatatatgtgttttttttctctgagaccctatacccaacagctcctctttaacagtgaagaagggcagcAGTTTATatcttcccagtgaaatttgtatttgtctccgcccactttttggttatggggataaaaagtaccctatatgttattccaggtaatgtactatgtgtgtgccaaatttcattcacatccattcagccattgttgcgtgatcgagtaacaaacatccaaacgtcTATAAATCCAAacgttcccatttataatattagtgagaaaaTATTCAGGGAGATTTTAATGAATCaggattttattgtttttaatgaaTAAGTCCACAATACATTGAAATTATCTGACCACTCAATCATTGGTTATTGGTCATTTTGTTATTTATGTAATGATCTTCCCTTATATGGGCACCTTTTTTTGTGAGTGTTCCTGCATCAGCCCCAAGGGGGTGAAAAATGTTAGCACTGAGGAGTGCAGGCTCTTGTGTTAAGTAATTATGAAGATAAAGATACAGACCAGTTGTGACCCAAAATAAACAGGCCTTAGATCACCCGAAGGAACAGAGAAAGAACTGACCAACCAGAACACCAGCACAACAAGAGGGAAGAGAAAGAAGTGCAGGAGAAAGAAAGATCGCTATTTATAGGTGGAGTGAGCAGGAAGGCGTCCACAGACACTAACAAAGTGTGAGGTTTACCAAGCAGGAGAGAGGTGGAGGAGAAATACTGAGCCCCGCACAGTAGGCCTGAAAGAGAAATCGAAAttaaaccgaaatcgtgatcaccaagctCACAATTTCTGAATCGTCAAAGTGGCAAGTTCCGCGATTAAGTTATTTCCACATGGGGGAGGTTTAAAGAATCGACTTCCCCCAAGTCTCGGCACGTGCGGCCCGCAGCATTGGCAGTGTTGGAAATACCTTCTGGCAGGAGTCGAATGCTTTTTGTCCTCTCTCACCGtctcttgtgcacggcatacttcctggttcatgtgacatacaggaagtgtgCTGTCGCCCATTagggcctgcaggaggcgaagtgaatagacgggcatcgctggactcgtgttgGAAGATATGTACGGCAgtgctgcagcttgggggacagggggcacagagagagacccagggggtgcacaaagagagagaggaggacagagaggcgcAGATGGGAAACAAAGCTTgagttgaaggaaatcgtgaatcgaatcgaaatcgtgattacggacagaaatcgctcaattcaatttttttcccgaaatcgttcaggcctaccgcACAGGCCcccaaatacatgcagtattattgaATATTAATATGCACCCAGCTCATCCTACAgttttaaaggtaaccttaactgtgagggatatggatgtttccttttaaacaataccagttgcctggcagctctgctgatctctttggctgcagaagtggctgaatcacacacctgaaacaagcatgcagctaatccagtctgacttcagtcagagcacctgatctgcatgcttgttcaggggctgtggctgaaagtattagaaacacattgtagtaaatatatcccatatggaaacaaaacttttaggaataaaaaaaggcctctatggatgagtaAAAAGGTTCGAGATAAAatgaagtggtaaaaaaaaatgcctataaggccttaaaacaggaggggaccgaggctgcatggacaactggagtgagaagtacatgaaggctgccatattaatttgcttttaaacaataccagtttcctggcagctctgctgatctatttggcagcagtagtgtctgaatcacaccagaaacaagcatgcagctaatccagtcagatcttacaatgtcagaaacacctgatctgctgcatgcctgttcagggtctatagctaaaagtattagatgcagaggatgagcaggatagtcaggcaactagtattgcttaaaaggaaataaatatggcagcctccttatccctctgacttcagttgccctttaaacacTTATAAGAAGTGCAATGaaagttgtaaaaaaagaaattaggctggcaaagattaaagataaaaaaaatcaaatcgctagtgatATCAAATGTAATCCAAAGAAATTGTACAAGATTatcagctttaaccacttaaggaccataggtttaaggtgggtacacacatcagataaaagtctgtggaaaatgaaagatcacagaccaattttaccctcttccatgtagtatgagagccatacctacacagtctattctattgagctgaactccccatcagataaaaatctttgcaagatgctgcacacacagatgctgtacacatgcaaaagatcagtatctgcaaaagatcagttcctgcaaaatgtattTATAGTCTATatatgcagatctcatacacaccttgtttaacggacaatcatctgcaaatcagatccaccaggatggatctttggatctgcagatgaatgtctgttaaacaaggtgtgtatgagatctgcagatatcatagactatgaatgcattttgcaggaatggatcttttgcaggaaatgATCTTTTGCatatgtacagcatcttgcaaagatttttatctgatggggagttaagCTCAATAGAATATACTGTGTagcgtatgctctcatactacaggaaaggtggtaaaattggtctgtgagctttcattttccaaagatttttatctgatgtgtgtacacacctttacaccctccttagtgaccaggcgatttttcacaattcagTAATTCACAGCTGTGTCCAAGCTACCAGGACTGGAAGGACATTGGTGTCCACAGGATCAGAACCAGCAGAAGCACACACTTTGGAAAATGaatgatcacagaccaattttatccccttctatgtagtatgagagccatacctacacagtctattctattgagctgaactccccatcagataaaaatctttgcaagataaggtaattaaggaatttataaacaataatattatgattaaggtatttaaaacaaaaaagtgttatgggtattttaaatgtcaaagatagcgagttgacgcatggaagctttagccaatcagaacctgggatccggggaaagtccagattaggcagccatattgcctccagccCCTATAAA
This window encodes:
- the LOC137535396 gene encoding zinc finger protein 585A-like isoform X5, with protein sequence MNQGQHIEGHRDLCKDIMMENQPSITSLDGSSNRTSEERCTGPLYSLDFIQEQPTLPQHYQGEDLLGVKVEIKEEEVTYVRSDQQSMEEGDKMRTIKEEGEETYVRSDQQSMEESDMMRSSKEKEEGTYVRSDQQSMEEGDKMRTIKEEEEETYVRSDQQSMEEGDKMRTIKEEEEETYVRSDQQSMEEGDKMRTIKEEEEETYVRSDQQSMEEGDMMRTIKEEEEDTFVRSDQQSMEEADMMRTIKEEEEMYVRSDQQSVEEGDMKMIKEVEETYVRSDQQSVEEGEMMGTIKEEEEETYVRSDQQSMEEGDMMRTMKEEEEETYVRSDQQSMEEGNTMGTIKGEETYVTTDQQSMEEDDMMRTIKEEEEMYVRSDQQCMEKWDVMVKIKEEKEDDTYNFSDQQSKAEDIMVVTIKEKEIRTRSPGIRNLSETRLSVSTDCTTDDDVTGQESPAHILVTPNIPPYFPHLSNPERPHTQHSSPPAGGSYSCSMCGKCFIWKSHLVLHKRSHTGEKPYSCAECGKCFAWKSALVRHKRLHSGEKPYSCSECGKCFLQKSELVIHERSHTGEKPYSCAECGKCFGDKKFLIAHERTHTGEKPYSCNECEKCFGDKGSLAKHERTHTGEKPYSCNVCGKCFARKSYLVIHDRSHSGEKPYSCAQCGKCFAGKSNLAIHKRSHSGEKPYSCAQCGKCFLEKSYLVKHERTHTGEKPYSCAECGKCFVQKSELVNHGRSHTGEKPYSCAECGKCFRHKPYLAKHARTHSGEKPYSCAECGKCFTQKSTLLSHERSHTDEKSYSCAECGKCFAWKSTLVKHERSHTSEKPHSCPECGEFFAEKEDLVKHESTHLGRRSYSCSTCGKCFVQKSHLVIHERSHTGEKPYSCAECGKCFVQKSSLQSHERTHTGAKPYSCSECGKCFGVKGRLVRHERTHSGEKPYLCLECGKCFGNKGYLVKHQRSHTGEKPYSCAECRKCFGQKSYLIEHERTHTGEKPYSCAECGKCFAQKSNLFNHERSHTGDKPYSCAECGIFFAQKALLVIHERTHTGEKPYSCAECGKCFTQKASLVKHERSHTGDKPYSCAECGKCFVQKSSLIIHERSHTGEMPYCCAECGKCFGQKSSLVKHERSHTGEKPYSCNECGKGFGHKVNLERHERSHTGEKPYSCAECGKCFGQQSSLVKHEISHTGEKSYSCAECGKCFGHKVNLERHERSHTGEKSYSCAECGKCFTQKSHLIRHERTHTGGK
- the LOC137535396 gene encoding zinc finger protein 568-like isoform X1, whose protein sequence is MNPGQHIDGHEDIMIENQTPITSLDGSSNRTSEDRCTGPLYSLNCLQEDPTIPQHYQGEDLLGVKVEIKEEEVTYVRSDQQSMEEGDKMRTIKEEGEETYVRSDQQSMEESDMMRSSKEKEEGTYVRSDQQSMEEGDKMRTIKEEEEETYVRSDQQSMEEGDKMRTIKEEEEETYVRSDQQSMEEGDKMRTIKEEEEETYVRSDQQSMEEGDMMRTIKEEEEDTFVRSDQQSMEEADMMRTIKEEEEMYVRSDQQSVEEGDMKMIKEVEETYVRSDQQSVEEGEMMGTIKEEEEETYVRSDQQSMEEGDMMRTMKEEEEETYVRSDQQSMEEGNTMGTIKGEETYVTTDQQSMEEDDMMRTIKEEEEMYVRSDQQCMEKWDVMVKIKEEKEDDTYNFSDQQSKAEDIMVVTIKEKEIRTRSPGIRNLSETRLSVSTDCTTDDDVTGQESPAHILVTPNIPPYFPHLSNPERPHTQHSSPPAGGSYSCSMCGKCFIWKSHLVLHKRSHTGEKPYSCAECGKCFAWKSALVRHKRLHSGEKPYSCSECGKCFLQKSELVIHERSHTGEKPYSCAECGKCFGDKKFLIAHERTHTGEKPYSCNECEKCFGDKGSLAKHERTHTGEKPYSCNVCGKCFARKSYLVIHDRSHSGEKPYSCAQCGKCFAGKSNLAIHKRSHSGEKPYSCAQCGKCFLEKSYLVKHERTHTGEKPYSCAECGKCFVQKSELVNHGRSHTGEKPYSCAECGKCFRHKPYLAKHARTHSGEKPYSCAECGKCFTQKSTLLSHERSHTDEKSYSCAECGKCFAWKSTLVKHERSHTSEKPHSCPECGEFFAEKEDLVKHESTHLGRRQSIQTKLYTPSVDNDEHITSDQ
- the LOC137535396 gene encoding zinc finger protein 568-like isoform X2 → MIENQTPITSLDGSSNRTSEDRCTGPLYSLNCLQEDPTIPQHYQGEDLLGVKVEIKEEEVTYVRSDQQSMEEGDKMRTIKEEGEETYVRSDQQSMEESDMMRSSKEKEEGTYVRSDQQSMEEGDKMRTIKEEEEETYVRSDQQSMEEGDKMRTIKEEEEETYVRSDQQSMEEGDKMRTIKEEEEETYVRSDQQSMEEGDMMRTIKEEEEDTFVRSDQQSMEEADMMRTIKEEEEMYVRSDQQSVEEGDMKMIKEVEETYVRSDQQSVEEGEMMGTIKEEEEETYVRSDQQSMEEGDMMRTMKEEEEETYVRSDQQSMEEGNTMGTIKGEETYVTTDQQSMEEDDMMRTIKEEEEMYVRSDQQCMEKWDVMVKIKEEKEDDTYNFSDQQSKAEDIMVVTIKEKEIRTRSPGIRNLSETRLSVSTDCTTDDDVTGQESPAHILVTPNIPPYFPHLSNPERPHTQHSSPPAGGSYSCSMCGKCFIWKSHLVLHKRSHTGEKPYSCAECGKCFAWKSALVRHKRLHSGEKPYSCSECGKCFLQKSELVIHERSHTGEKPYSCAECGKCFGDKKFLIAHERTHTGEKPYSCNECEKCFGDKGSLAKHERTHTGEKPYSCNVCGKCFARKSYLVIHDRSHSGEKPYSCAQCGKCFAGKSNLAIHKRSHSGEKPYSCAQCGKCFLEKSYLVKHERTHTGEKPYSCAECGKCFVQKSELVNHGRSHTGEKPYSCAECGKCFRHKPYLAKHARTHSGEKPYSCAECGKCFTQKSTLLSHERSHTDEKSYSCAECGKCFAWKSTLVKHERSHTSEKPHSCPECGEFFAEKEDLVKHESTHLGRRQSIQTKLYTPSVDNDEHITSDQ
- the LOC137535396 gene encoding zinc finger protein 568-like isoform X3 — its product is MMENQPSITSLDGSSNRTSEERCTGPLYSLDFIQEQPTLPQHYQGEDLLGVKVEIKEEEVTYVRSDQQSMEEGDKMRTIKEEGEETYVRSDQQSMEESDMMRSSKEKEEGTYVRSDQQSMEEGDKMRTIKEEEEETYVRSDQQSMEEGDKMRTIKEEEEETYVRSDQQSMEEGDKMRTIKEEEEETYVRSDQQSMEEGDMMRTIKEEEEDTFVRSDQQSMEEADMMRTIKEEEEMYVRSDQQSVEEGDMKMIKEVEETYVRSDQQSVEEGEMMGTIKEEEEETYVRSDQQSMEEGDMMRTMKEEEEETYVRSDQQSMEEGNTMGTIKGEETYVTTDQQSMEEDDMMRTIKEEEEMYVRSDQQCMEKWDVMVKIKEEKEDDTYNFSDQQSKAEDIMVVTIKEKEIRTRSPGIRNLSETRLSVSTDCTTDDDVTGQESPAHILVTPNIPPYFPHLSNPERPHTQHSSPPAGGSYSCSMCGKCFIWKSHLVLHKRSHTGEKPYSCAECGKCFAWKSALVRHKRLHSGEKPYSCSECGKCFLQKSELVIHERSHTGEKPYSCAECGKCFGDKKFLIAHERTHTGEKPYSCNECEKCFGDKGSLAKHERTHTGEKPYSCNVCGKCFARKSYLVIHDRSHSGEKPYSCAQCGKCFAGKSNLAIHKRSHSGEKPYSCAQCGKCFLEKSYLVKHERTHTGEKPYSCAECGKCFVQKSELVNHGRSHTGEKPYSCAECGKCFRHKPYLAKHARTHSGEKPYSCAECGKCFTQKSTLLSHERSHTDEKSYSCAECGKCFAWKSTLVKHERSHTSEKPHSCPECGEFFAEKEDLVKHESTHLGRRQSIQTKLYTPSVDNDEHITSDQ